The following nucleotide sequence is from Halomonas chromatireducens.
AAGGCAATGGAGCCCAGCGTGAGAACGATGATCCAGGCGCTCCAGAACCCGGAAAGGGAGTCATCCCAAAGATTGTTCATGTGTTTCTGTCTCCCTTGTTCGTACGGGAATCGCCGTTGTCGCCCGACTCGCTGCTCGAGCGGGGCGAGGCGCTGCTGTCACGTATTGGCTGCTCATCCTCTTCGGCGAAGGGCAGGTTGGCCGCCTCATCGAAGTCCGGCTTGCGACGCCGGGAGTAGGCCCACCAGGTGATGCCGAGAAAGGCGACGA
It contains:
- a CDS encoding CcoQ/FixQ family Cbb3-type cytochrome c oxidase assembly chaperone, with the translated sequence MDTGTFRGIITFLLIVAFLGITWWAYSRRRKPDFDEAANLPFAEEDEQPIRDSSASPRSSSESGDNGDSRTNKGDRNT